From a region of the Methanoculleus receptaculi genome:
- the larE gene encoding ATP-dependent sacrificial sulfur transferase LarE yields the protein MREGSVPMEAECGREMIIGALMKHERLLIAFSGGVDSSLLAALAVQALGRERVRCVLLDSPLIPRREVEKAKETAAELGLPLEVVAFPILADPTFRENRADRCYTCKKAAFRLLKEVARLEGIETIADGTNLSDLGEYRPGLAASDEEGICHPLAEAGATKEDIRRIARECGLSCWNRPAAACLATRIPYGSEVTEETLARVEAAEDALCDRGFSGVRVRVHGSLARIEVPEDGMARLFEVRRDIAAEFRRLGFVYVTLDLAGYRSGSMDEANEHLHRP from the coding sequence ATGCGTGAGGGGAGTGTGCCGATGGAGGCTGAGTGCGGCAGGGAGATGATCATCGGTGCCCTGATGAAGCACGAACGCCTGCTGATCGCCTTCTCCGGCGGCGTCGACAGCTCTCTTCTTGCGGCACTGGCCGTCCAGGCTCTGGGTCGGGAGCGCGTCCGCTGTGTTCTCCTGGACTCCCCCCTCATCCCCCGGCGGGAGGTCGAGAAGGCGAAAGAGACCGCCGCGGAACTCGGGCTTCCCCTGGAGGTTGTGGCGTTCCCGATCCTTGCAGACCCCACCTTCCGGGAAAACCGGGCTGACCGCTGTTACACCTGCAAGAAAGCGGCATTCCGGCTGCTCAAAGAGGTTGCCAGACTGGAGGGAATCGAGACGATCGCAGACGGGACGAACCTCTCCGACCTTGGCGAGTACCGCCCGGGGCTTGCCGCCAGCGATGAGGAGGGGATCTGTCACCCCCTTGCCGAGGCGGGCGCAACCAAAGAGGATATACGGAGGATCGCTCGCGAGTGCGGTCTCTCCTGCTGGAACAGACCGGCGGCAGCCTGTCTTGCCACCCGCATCCCCTACGGTAGCGAGGTAACAGAAGAGACGCTTGCAAGGGTTGAGGCGGCCGAGGACGCACTCTGCGACCGTGGTTTCTCAGGGGTGCGGGTCAGGGTGCACGGCAGCCTTGCCAGGATCGAGGTGCCGGAGGATGGGATGGCACGGCTATTTGAGGTGCGCCGCGATATAGCGGCGGAGTTTCGCCGGCTGGGGTTTGTCTACGTCACCCTTGACCTCGCCGGCTACCGCAGCGGGAGCATGGATGAGGCAAATGAACATCTGCACCGGCCCTGA
- a CDS encoding WD40 repeat domain-containing protein has protein sequence MLFAVLAVLAVLALGSLVYPVAGQEISGSEVWLSGVGDPVMAVALSEDGLYSPVITEWNIYVYDQNATVLWRYPVSHGESVAISSDSERVVAAGDHLLLFDREGNIIWRYKPDSRIRDVALTADGRTICTATDAGLCVFSLNKERTVANVSWTFEAEDRIKSVSVDGGGTGTVAGGAAGDVYFLSGDGRLLWTYRTGNGGIKAVISRDGSTVAAASSQQVILLNRNGQLLWKSSVPGRIVDVAISRDGSTLLLANGGVAVFNRSGENIWTYATEEDIGSVSAPSASMQFLTGAFDGSVSFFVLQPETISCGTPDDTLSNAVTAAAEPSQTSVAPPQGQTTSQQEGMALSPTTPVAVVASAAALIWLRREGR, from the coding sequence TTGCTTTTTGCTGTTCTTGCTGTTCTTGCTGTTCTTGCGCTCGGCAGTCTCGTCTACCCGGTTGCCGGGCAGGAGATATCCGGCAGCGAGGTCTGGCTGTCCGGGGTTGGAGACCCGGTTATGGCGGTTGCACTCTCAGAGGATGGTCTATACAGTCCTGTCATCACGGAATGGAATATCTACGTCTATGATCAGAACGCTACGGTTCTCTGGCGTTACCCGGTGTCCCATGGCGAGAGTGTGGCCATCTCATCAGACAGCGAACGCGTCGTTGCCGCCGGTGACCATCTTCTGCTGTTTGACCGGGAAGGAAACATCATATGGCGCTATAAACCGGATTCCCGCATCCGGGACGTTGCTCTCACCGCTGACGGACGGACCATCTGCACGGCAACTGATGCCGGCCTCTGTGTCTTCTCCCTGAACAAGGAGCGAACGGTCGCTAACGTCTCCTGGACGTTTGAGGCGGAAGACCGGATCAAAAGTGTATCGGTCGATGGCGGGGGTACGGGTACCGTTGCCGGCGGGGCCGCGGGTGATGTATACTTCCTCAGCGGGGATGGGCGCCTCCTCTGGACGTACAGAACGGGTAATGGCGGAATCAAGGCGGTCATCTCCCGCGACGGATCGACGGTTGCCGCAGCATCCAGCCAGCAGGTGATCCTCCTGAATCGAAACGGACAGCTCCTCTGGAAGTCTTCGGTGCCAGGGAGGATCGTCGATGTTGCGATCTCCAGAGACGGTTCGACTCTTCTCCTGGCAAACGGAGGTGTTGCAGTCTTCAACCGGAGCGGAGAGAACATATGGACGTACGCAACAGAAGAGGATATCGGGTCGGTCTCCGCTCCATCTGCGAGTATGCAATTTCTAACCGGCGCGTTCGACGGGAGTGTATCGTTCTTTGTGCTGCAACCAGAAACCATCTCATGCGGGACACCGGATGATACTTTATCTAACGCCGTCACCGCTGCCGCCGAACCATCTCAAACCAGCGTCGCACCCCCTCAGGGGCAAACAACCTCACAACAGGAGGGGATGGCACTCTCCCCGACAACGCCGGTTGCTGTGGTTGCATCTGCTGCTGCCCTGATCTGGTTGCGAAGAGAGGGACGGTAG
- a CDS encoding ubiquitin-like small modifier protein 1, with the protein MRLSVKAFARFREILGSEFSIDLPDGAQMEAVLAVLRERAGDEAVAVFDETGRLRPHVILMLNGKRANRNDIGSLALEDGDEIALFPPVAGG; encoded by the coding sequence ATGAGGCTCAGCGTGAAGGCATTTGCCAGGTTCAGGGAGATCCTGGGGAGTGAGTTCTCTATCGATCTCCCGGACGGAGCGCAGATGGAAGCGGTTCTCGCCGTCCTCAGGGAACGTGCCGGTGACGAGGCCGTTGCGGTCTTCGATGAGACGGGGAGACTCCGGCCGCATGTCATACTGATGCTGAACGGGAAACGGGCAAACAGGAACGATATCGGGTCTCTCGCCCTTGAGGATGGAGACGAGATTGCCCTCTTCCCGCCGGTTGCTGGAGGATGA
- a CDS encoding 4Fe-4S binding protein → MCSIAMNDDLKAAVIEQCRKMEIPLVRVANTERWENPPFLPWMPEDFYPQSIFPGARSVIVIGLPIHLPVIETAPSIYYHELYRTVNTLLDQYTYRLASFLNDRGHPSVFVPRDGYGSIEVLLKNPVAFFSHRHAAFLAGLGTFGVNNTILTPEYGPRVRFASVITTAEIPADPLFPEDLCTRCMLCVHSCPVGALDELDYPDGLTDSAACAANSARLGRRHTSPCGICIRVCPVGEDRRHYARSAAAEDPRHLRAREHVQKYGGL, encoded by the coding sequence ATGTGTTCGATAGCCATGAACGACGACCTCAAGGCTGCTGTCATCGAGCAGTGCCGGAAGATGGAGATCCCCCTCGTCAGGGTCGCGAACACTGAGCGATGGGAGAACCCGCCGTTCCTCCCCTGGATGCCGGAAGACTTCTACCCCCAATCGATCTTTCCCGGCGCGCGCTCGGTGATCGTGATCGGCCTGCCGATCCACCTCCCGGTGATCGAGACCGCACCCTCGATCTACTACCACGAACTCTATAGAACCGTAAACACCCTGCTTGACCAGTACACCTACCGGCTTGCTTCCTTCCTCAACGACCGTGGCCACCCCTCGGTCTTCGTCCCGCGGGACGGTTATGGAAGCATCGAGGTGCTCCTGAAGAACCCGGTGGCATTCTTCTCACACCGCCACGCCGCTTTCCTCGCCGGGCTTGGAACTTTCGGCGTGAACAACACCATCCTCACGCCGGAATACGGCCCGCGTGTCCGGTTTGCCTCCGTTATCACCACAGCTGAGATCCCGGCCGATCCGCTGTTTCCGGAAGACCTTTGCACCCGTTGCATGCTCTGTGTCCACTCCTGCCCCGTGGGTGCGCTCGATGAACTGGACTACCCCGACGGTCTGACCGACAGCGCGGCCTGTGCTGCAAACAGCGCCCGACTCGGCCGCCGCCACACCTCCCCCTGCGGGATCTGCATCAGGGTCTGCCCGGTGGGAGAGGATCGGCGGCACTACGCTCGCAGCGCTGCTGCTGAAGATCCACGTCATCTCCGGGCCAGGGAGCACGTGCAGAAGTATGGTGGGCTTTAG
- a CDS encoding sugar phosphate isomerase/epimerase family protein gives MDRSLEEALDAISSLTGCAEILSDSLHSLFVSEEACHSFDLQYTVHAPTGDINIASENERLRKAAIQVIGDLAEVCDRIGAVRLVIHPGHVWEEERRGAAQRALDRSLDDLAAMQQEVNVRFAVENMGTWDVCFFREPDFLGRLADTGLGFALDVGHAHANGNLETFLELGGAIHVHLHDNCGNRDDHLACGEGNIDFRRVLAAVPAGATKVLEPVSFQQFEQSLDYLERLTP, from the coding sequence ATGGACCGGTCACTTGAGGAGGCGCTGGATGCGATCTCCAGCCTCACAGGTTGTGCGGAGATCCTCTCTGACAGCCTTCACTCCCTCTTCGTATCTGAAGAAGCCTGCCATTCATTTGATCTGCAGTATACGGTTCACGCCCCTACAGGTGATATAAATATAGCATCCGAGAACGAGCGCCTCCGGAAGGCGGCCATCCAGGTCATCGGGGACCTCGCGGAGGTCTGTGATCGTATCGGCGCTGTGAGACTGGTCATTCATCCCGGGCACGTCTGGGAGGAGGAAAGGCGCGGTGCCGCACAACGGGCCCTCGATCGGTCGCTTGACGACCTTGCCGCGATGCAGCAGGAGGTAAACGTAAGGTTTGCCGTCGAGAACATGGGGACGTGGGATGTCTGTTTCTTCAGGGAACCGGATTTCCTCGGCCGTCTTGCCGATACTGGACTGGGTTTTGCCCTCGATGTGGGCCACGCCCACGCAAACGGCAACCTGGAAACATTCCTGGAACTGGGGGGAGCGATCCACGTTCACCTGCACGACAACTGCGGCAACCGGGATGACCACCTGGCATGCGGTGAGGGGAACATCGATTTTCGTCGCGTGCTGGCAGCCGTCCCGGCGGGCGCCACGAAAGTTCTCGAACCGGTCTCGTTTCAACAGTTCGAGCAAAGCCTCGATTACCTGGAGCGTCTCACCCCCTGA
- a CDS encoding transcriptional regulator: MKLPCQSVVWNVLPALRAAIAEEFIALGVSRMEAARLLEMTPPAISHYRTGKRGYRIVFEGDARGPLSRLGRYLKDNRVEDLASRICEICIQIRGENLLEGSCGTDA; encoded by the coding sequence ATGAAACTTCCCTGCCAGTCGGTTGTATGGAACGTTCTGCCTGCACTTCGTGCCGCAATCGCGGAAGAGTTCATTGCTCTCGGGGTCTCCCGGATGGAGGCCGCCCGCCTCCTGGAGATGACGCCCCCGGCAATCTCCCATTACCGCACCGGTAAACGCGGTTACCGGATCGTCTTTGAGGGCGATGCAAGAGGCCCGCTAAGCCGGCTTGGCCGTTACCTCAAGGACAACCGGGTTGAAGACCTTGCATCCCGCATCTGTGAGATCTGCATACAGATCCGCGGGGAGAACCTGCTCGAGGGCTCGTGTGGCACGGATGCGTGA
- a CDS encoding histone deacetylase family protein produces the protein MPCTVVTGDVFSGHDDPGHPESQARLDAALTGVPAGTDCIAPVRAAPGDLALVHTERHIETLRQLCRALPPGRALYLDPDTYITAGSFDAALYAAGGAWQAVERALEGEHCFALVRPPGHHATPDRAMGFCLFNNIAIAVAKALREVERVAIVDWDVHHGNGTQAAFYTTDRVLYCSVHQAGIFPGTGWPEERGAGRGAGYTINLPVVAGSTGADYAIVFRRVFAPALARFEPDALVVSAGQDALFDDPLASLLLRPEDFGALTAMLLEVYDGALALVLEGGYSVSHPAAIGSIIAALDGARFNPGPGEPKETTRQLVEAYASAGHAVP, from the coding sequence ATGCCCTGCACGGTCGTGACAGGTGATGTCTTCTCAGGCCACGACGACCCCGGCCATCCCGAGTCGCAGGCACGCCTCGATGCCGCGCTGACCGGGGTGCCGGCCGGAACAGATTGCATCGCGCCGGTGAGAGCGGCACCCGGCGACCTCGCCCTGGTGCACACGGAGCGGCATATCGAGACCCTGCGGCAGCTCTGCCGCGCTCTCCCACCAGGACGCGCCCTCTACCTCGACCCGGACACCTACATCACCGCCGGGTCGTTCGACGCCGCCCTGTACGCGGCTGGGGGTGCGTGGCAGGCGGTGGAACGGGCGCTCGAGGGTGAGCACTGTTTTGCTCTAGTCCGACCACCGGGGCATCACGCCACACCGGATCGAGCAATGGGGTTCTGCCTCTTCAACAACATCGCTATCGCCGTGGCAAAGGCGCTCCGTGAGGTCGAGCGGGTTGCTATAGTGGACTGGGATGTGCACCACGGGAACGGGACGCAGGCGGCGTTTTACACCACGGATCGGGTTTTATACTGCTCGGTTCACCAGGCAGGGATCTTTCCCGGAACGGGGTGGCCGGAAGAACGGGGTGCCGGCCGGGGTGCCGGGTATACCATCAACCTGCCGGTTGTGGCAGGTTCAACCGGCGCCGACTACGCCATTGTCTTCCGGAGGGTATTTGCCCCGGCACTTGCAAGGTTCGAACCGGACGCTCTGGTGGTCTCGGCAGGGCAGGACGCGCTCTTTGATGACCCGCTCGCGTCGCTGCTCCTACGGCCAGAAGACTTCGGGGCGCTGACCGCGATGCTTCTTGAAGTATACGATGGGGCGCTCGCCCTCGTGCTCGAGGGTGGCTATAGCGTCTCGCACCCGGCGGCAATAGGATCTATCATCGCCGCTCTCGATGGGGCACGCTTCAACCCGGGGCCAGGTGAGCCGAAGGAGACCACCCGGCAACTTGTTGAGGCTTACGCCAGTGCCGGGCACGCCGTTCCTTGA